One part of the Actinomyces howellii genome encodes these proteins:
- a CDS encoding nitroreductase family protein, with product MPTPVVNATIAAQMAHRSIRAYTSEPVGEDTVATLLEVACHGATSSFQQQVTIIRVLDPSVREQIHLASGQPYVGGERGELFVLVVDLHRNALIRERAGAPVEPLERTALFLQGVEDTMIAAQNLVVAAESLGLGTTYLGSILGDAPRVIAALGLPTRTFPLVGLLVGHRAQEPQYKPRLPREITCAVDAYPELEAHLDALADYDASVAQYYDLRDASSRVDAFTEQMARALGGGAASQAPVLEVLRSQLLCLR from the coding sequence ATGCCGACACCGGTCGTCAACGCGACCATCGCGGCCCAGATGGCCCACCGCAGCATCCGCGCCTACACGAGCGAGCCGGTCGGCGAGGACACGGTCGCCACCCTGCTCGAGGTCGCCTGCCACGGCGCGACCTCCTCCTTTCAGCAGCAGGTCACGATCATCCGGGTGCTCGACCCCTCGGTGCGCGAACAGATCCACCTCGCCTCCGGCCAGCCCTACGTCGGGGGTGAGCGCGGCGAGCTGTTCGTCCTCGTCGTCGACCTGCACCGCAACGCCCTCATCCGTGAGCGGGCCGGGGCCCCCGTCGAGCCCCTCGAGCGCACCGCCCTGTTCCTCCAGGGCGTCGAGGACACGATGATCGCCGCGCAGAACCTCGTCGTCGCCGCGGAGTCCCTCGGGCTGGGGACCACCTACCTCGGCTCGATCCTGGGTGACGCGCCGCGGGTCATCGCGGCGCTGGGGCTTCCCACCCGGACCTTCCCTCTCGTCGGGCTGCTCGTGGGACACCGGGCCCAGGAGCCGCAGTACAAGCCCCGGCTGCCGCGGGAGATCACCTGCGCCGTCGACGCCTACCCCGAGCTCGAGGCGCATCTCGACGCGCTGGCCGACTACGACGCGAGCGTCGCACAGTACTACGACCTGCGGGACGCGAGCAGCCGCGTCGACGCCTTCACCGAGCAGATGGCGCGTGCCCTGGGCGGGGGAGCGGCCTCCCAGGCCCCGGTCCTGGAGGTCCTGCGCTCCCAGCTGCTGTGCCTGCGATGA